Proteins encoded within one genomic window of Acidithiobacillus sp. AMEEHan:
- a CDS encoding linear amide C-N hydrolase — protein MAISAWAQYFLDNFATVQDALHSLQTHPVCLLSAPIPGTDRFTTLHLSLSDSSGNSAVLEYIDGKLVIYVGRQYQVLTNDPEYSQPLAVASYWPFQFAPAPPEGLAAYR, from the coding sequence CTGGCGATCAGTGCCTGGGCACAGTATTTCCTCGACAACTTTGCGACGGTGCAGGACGCCCTTCACTCTCTGCAGACGCATCCCGTCTGTTTGCTTTCGGCACCCATCCCCGGCACCGATCGCTTCACCACTTTGCACCTGTCCTTGTCGGATAGCAGTGGCAACAGTGCCGTCTTGGAATATATCGACGGTAAATTGGTCATCTACGTGGGTCGTCAATATCAGGTACTGACCAATGATCCGGAATATTCGCAGCCACTCGCCGTTGCGAGTTACTGGCCCTTCCAGTTTGCACCGGCGCCGCCGGAAGGGTTGGCGGCGTACCGCTGA
- a CDS encoding copper resistance protein NlpE N-terminal domain-containing protein yields the protein MKLSATVLFLLLPLTLAGCAAVAQSGQGSHPQRADESTAKAALDWSGSYAGNLPCADCSGIRMTISLRSDDHYLLTRQYASNKARGIFRSQGSFHWLPGASEIALSGANGTGEKFQVVENKLVPLTGEGKALQIGGKRWVLDKVSDRASAQALYASYRWVLSKLPGYQIVANANDKNPYLVFDPAGRSVSGWDGCNRIAGQVKLGAENTLRFPALIATRMACLDSNAGLQRAFSSALHQTRSFSWHGNLLDLQGENGNLLAQFTEIAEPESAAH from the coding sequence ATGAAGCTTTCCGCCACCGTCCTTTTCCTACTGCTCCCCCTGACGCTGGCAGGTTGCGCTGCTGTGGCGCAGTCTGGTCAGGGCAGTCATCCCCAGCGCGCGGATGAGAGCACTGCAAAAGCTGCCCTCGACTGGTCCGGCAGCTATGCAGGGAATCTGCCCTGCGCCGACTGTTCGGGCATCCGCATGACCATCAGTCTGCGCAGCGATGATCATTATCTGTTGACGCGCCAATACGCAAGCAACAAGGCGCGGGGCATCTTCCGCAGTCAAGGAAGTTTTCATTGGCTGCCAGGAGCGTCCGAGATCGCGCTGTCCGGGGCGAACGGCACCGGGGAAAAGTTTCAGGTCGTGGAGAATAAGCTGGTACCGCTCACCGGCGAGGGCAAAGCGCTGCAAATCGGGGGCAAGCGCTGGGTGCTGGACAAGGTCAGCGACCGGGCTTCCGCGCAAGCGCTCTACGCCAGTTACCGCTGGGTACTGAGCAAGCTCCCAGGCTACCAGATCGTTGCAAATGCCAATGACAAGAACCCTTATCTGGTCTTCGATCCCGCGGGACGCTCCGTGTCCGGCTGGGATGGCTGTAATCGGATTGCCGGGCAGGTCAAACTCGGCGCAGAGAATACCTTGCGTTTCCCTGCCCTGATAGCGACGCGCATGGCCTGTCTGGATAGCAACGCAGGCCTGCAGAGGGCCTTTTCCTCTGCCCTACACCAAACGCGCTCATTCTCCTGGCATGGTAACTTGCTCGATCTGCAAGGGGAGAACGGGAACTTACTCGCCCAGTTCACCGAGATTGCCGAGCCCGAATCAGCCGCGCACTGA
- a CDS encoding SIMPL domain-containing protein (The SIMPL domain is named for its presence in mouse protein SIMPL (signalling molecule that associates with mouse pelle-like kinase). Bacterial member BP26, from Brucella, was shown to assemble into a channel-like structure, while YggE from E. coli has been associated with resistance to oxidative stress.) has translation MKVLKFGLLALACCIAPTAWADAQNSLPQVELRLVQKYTVPNSELIAQLRATAEQPQASSAASVVNEDLRWAERQLAAYPQIHWQLAGYSSSRQSDKDWQVAGDLSLRADPQVLLPVLATLQSRLQLHSLQSEAAASAIATAQRQASTAVLHRFVEDARNACTALGLSWSGVERVSIQSAVPVQPIAPVFLAAERAVPAPVEMGHSESHGQIDLTGTAFCKK, from the coding sequence ATGAAAGTTCTCAAGTTCGGTTTGCTCGCACTGGCCTGCTGCATCGCTCCGACCGCCTGGGCGGATGCCCAGAATTCCCTGCCACAGGTGGAATTGCGGCTTGTGCAGAAATATACGGTTCCCAACAGCGAACTGATCGCGCAACTGCGGGCCACTGCTGAACAGCCGCAGGCGAGTAGTGCCGCCAGTGTGGTAAACGAAGACCTGCGCTGGGCAGAACGGCAATTAGCCGCCTACCCGCAGATCCACTGGCAGCTTGCGGGTTACAGTAGTAGTCGCCAGAGCGACAAAGACTGGCAGGTGGCGGGTGATCTGTCGCTGCGCGCCGATCCCCAAGTTCTGCTGCCGGTTCTGGCCACGCTGCAGTCCCGTCTGCAGCTGCACTCTCTGCAGTCGGAGGCCGCGGCTTCGGCCATTGCCACAGCGCAGCGGCAGGCCAGCACCGCGGTGCTGCATCGCTTTGTGGAGGACGCCCGCAATGCCTGCACGGCCTTGGGTTTGTCTTGGTCTGGCGTGGAGCGGGTCAGTATCCAGAGTGCTGTGCCGGTGCAGCCCATTGCCCCCGTCTTCTTGGCAGCAGAGCGAGCCGTACCGGCACCCGTGGAGATGGGGCACAGCGAAAGTCACGGCCAAATCGATTTGACGGGAACGGCATTTTGCAAAAAATAG
- a CDS encoding diguanylate cyclase, whose amino-acid sequence MITRNIDWLSQYRQGGKLPSPKGVYLEALRLLEQEEVDNRELVRVLQSDPATNARLLQLANVSIRTRSRPVVAVADAILVLGQAQIKRLILALALIQSATPRVSGFDYARFWTVSLLSALAVQALSEQLGQVNADEVFVVALLANVGELALVSLFSESYMELRGRVPPPEGNALLQMERQQYGIDHDELSSLLVEEWGLPMVFVEAIFHQAQPEELSSFPDAGRSLLLARLLRFGVGMAEFCLRDNARRSASAVQMAEEMIKLGLDTASVREQVSRILLAWPQWQGLLQEAAPVLAEPLDWELLMDRERTPASDSSPLRIAYLAMDGTMSEECTESFSRLGLSPLKADVSDSATLDLLVVAYQQNEGEWIATHLRGLDPVLGPYILLVGDKLDGQSESELFRLGIDAYEPQSLCSENLRKHLQLAQRRREARQKYLHRQERMRKFTGSLADVNRDLRQAALTDPLTHLRNRRYADERLAQEWSIAERHDKNLALMLLDLDNFKLINDTQGHDVGDEVLQRVSSILDAFARHQDIPCRVGGDEFLIICPDTDAQGVQVLARRICAQLATADAWTDLQADVSVSIGAASRDTQMRSAKDLLQAADHALFEAKRLGRNQAVLFVRS is encoded by the coding sequence GTGATTACGCGGAATATCGACTGGCTGTCCCAATATCGTCAGGGTGGCAAGCTCCCTTCACCGAAAGGTGTATACCTGGAAGCATTGCGACTGCTGGAACAAGAGGAAGTCGACAATCGCGAACTGGTGCGGGTGCTGCAATCCGATCCAGCGACAAATGCTCGGCTGCTACAGCTCGCCAATGTCTCTATTCGCACGCGCTCTCGGCCCGTAGTTGCAGTCGCGGACGCAATTCTGGTGCTCGGGCAGGCGCAGATCAAACGTCTCATCTTGGCTTTGGCGCTGATTCAGTCAGCCACTCCGCGGGTAAGCGGCTTTGATTACGCGAGATTCTGGACCGTTTCGCTGCTTTCGGCGCTCGCCGTACAAGCACTGTCTGAGCAACTGGGTCAGGTCAATGCAGACGAAGTATTTGTCGTGGCGCTCTTGGCCAATGTGGGCGAGCTGGCCTTGGTGAGCCTGTTTTCCGAAAGCTATATGGAATTGCGTGGCAGGGTGCCACCACCCGAAGGTAACGCGCTGCTGCAAATGGAGCGCCAGCAGTATGGCATCGATCATGATGAATTGTCTTCCCTGCTGGTGGAAGAGTGGGGATTGCCGATGGTCTTCGTGGAAGCCATATTTCATCAGGCGCAGCCGGAGGAGTTGAGCTCTTTTCCCGACGCGGGTCGGTCGCTGTTACTGGCGCGGCTGCTGCGTTTTGGGGTGGGCATGGCGGAATTCTGCCTGCGTGATAACGCGCGCCGATCCGCTAGCGCAGTGCAAATGGCCGAGGAGATGATCAAGCTTGGTCTCGACACCGCGTCCGTCCGCGAGCAAGTGTCCCGCATCCTTTTGGCTTGGCCGCAGTGGCAGGGCCTGTTGCAAGAGGCGGCACCGGTGCTTGCAGAGCCGCTGGACTGGGAGCTCCTGATGGATCGAGAGCGAACTCCGGCGAGCGACTCCTCCCCGCTGCGGATCGCTTACCTGGCGATGGACGGCACTATGTCCGAGGAGTGCACGGAAAGTTTCTCGCGTCTTGGGCTGTCGCCACTGAAGGCAGATGTCAGTGATAGCGCAACTCTCGATTTGCTGGTCGTCGCCTACCAGCAAAATGAAGGGGAGTGGATCGCGACCCATTTACGCGGCCTGGACCCGGTCCTCGGGCCGTACATCCTGCTCGTTGGGGACAAGCTGGACGGGCAGAGTGAAAGTGAGCTGTTTCGCCTTGGAATTGATGCCTACGAACCCCAGTCTTTGTGCTCCGAAAATCTGCGAAAGCATTTGCAGTTGGCCCAGCGTCGCCGGGAGGCAAGGCAAAAATACCTGCATCGGCAGGAGCGCATGCGCAAATTCACCGGATCTTTGGCGGATGTCAATCGGGATCTGCGACAAGCGGCGCTCACCGACCCGCTTACCCACCTGCGGAATCGCCGTTACGCCGACGAGAGGCTGGCACAAGAGTGGTCGATAGCAGAACGCCACGATAAAAATCTCGCCCTGATGCTCTTGGATTTGGATAACTTCAAGCTGATCAACGATACCCAGGGCCACGACGTGGGCGACGAAGTATTGCAAAGGGTCTCGAGTATTCTCGACGCTTTTGCTCGCCACCAAGATATTCCCTGCCGAGTGGGGGGCGATGAGTTCCTGATCATTTGTCCAGACACCGACGCGCAAGGCGTCCAGGTGTTGGCGCGACGCATTTGCGCGCAGCTGGCCACGGCAGATGCTTGGACTGACTTGCAAGCGGATGTCTCAGTCAGTATCGGAGCGGCCAGCAGAGATACGCAGATGCGCTCTGCAAAGGACTTGCTCCAGGCCGCCGACCATGCACTTTTCGAGGCCAAACGGCTCGGGCGCAATCAAGCGGTACTTTTTGTGCGCTCCTGA